In Geopsychrobacter electrodiphilus DSM 16401, a single window of DNA contains:
- a CDS encoding ABC transporter substrate-binding protein, with product MKNGFHALLLVAICLMLSATQAKAQEFLVGSDVPLSGKLARVGNGMHEGIMVAAEMFNKKHPDHKIKVITIDNESSPAKALAAVEKLASEGVIAFTGGYGSNIIGPASDAANKAGLVYITSGGVSDSLTQRGYKTFFRINNTAGYAKAMVGLFTEMGIKSLSVIYSTKEATEGLAHDVETAMAAKGVKVTMHAFDPSITDFKPVINKIRLQDKSEAIAMVGYENDYVNIIRAAKVMKPKTVKAMVGVWSLATSKMASEFPDLMPNVCGTALLPYPAEFTTPDGKLFAETYSRLFKKEPDYLGQFGYVQSQLLFEAILRAYNKGTLYKGGLEKELRATDKETLIGRVVFDENGDNPNFNHRMGQHQNGKVVIVWPKSAANGKLNFPATPW from the coding sequence ATGAAAAATGGATTTCATGCTCTATTATTGGTGGCAATTTGTCTCATGCTGAGCGCCACTCAGGCCAAAGCCCAGGAGTTTCTGGTTGGCTCAGACGTTCCTCTCAGTGGCAAACTTGCCCGTGTTGGCAATGGTATGCATGAGGGGATCATGGTCGCGGCGGAAATGTTCAACAAAAAACACCCTGACCATAAAATCAAGGTAATCACTATCGATAATGAATCATCCCCCGCTAAGGCTCTGGCTGCGGTAGAAAAATTGGCGTCAGAGGGTGTAATTGCGTTCACTGGTGGTTATGGTTCCAATATCATCGGTCCTGCTTCCGATGCTGCCAATAAGGCTGGTCTGGTTTACATTACCTCCGGTGGCGTTAGTGATTCCTTGACTCAACGAGGCTATAAAACCTTTTTCCGCATCAACAATACGGCCGGGTATGCCAAAGCGATGGTAGGTCTGTTTACGGAGATGGGAATCAAGTCATTATCGGTTATCTATTCCACCAAAGAAGCGACCGAAGGGCTCGCTCATGATGTAGAAACTGCCATGGCAGCGAAAGGGGTCAAGGTGACGATGCATGCCTTTGATCCTTCAATTACCGATTTCAAACCGGTCATCAATAAAATCAGGCTGCAAGACAAATCAGAGGCCATCGCTATGGTCGGCTACGAAAACGATTATGTGAATATCATTCGGGCGGCCAAGGTCATGAAACCAAAGACGGTTAAGGCAATGGTCGGGGTCTGGTCGCTGGCGACTTCAAAAATGGCTTCTGAGTTCCCTGACCTTATGCCTAATGTCTGCGGTACCGCCCTTTTGCCTTATCCTGCCGAATTCACGACCCCCGACGGCAAACTCTTTGCCGAAACCTACAGTCGACTGTTCAAAAAGGAACCGGACTATCTTGGCCAATTTGGTTATGTTCAATCCCAGTTGCTGTTTGAGGCCATCCTGAGAGCTTACAATAAGGGAACCCTGTATAAGGGGGGTCTTGAAAAGGAGCTACGGGCAACCGACAAAGAAACCCTTATCGGTCGAGTTGTCTTCGATGAAAATGGCGATAATCCAAACTTCAATCATCGCATGGGCCAGCATCAGAATGGCAAGGTTGTGATCGTCTGGCCTAAAAGTGCTGCCAATGGAAAACTGAATTTCCCTGCTACTCCTTGGTAA
- a CDS encoding branched-chain amino acid ABC transporter permease produces MLDLILQSIYSGLLSGGSYALIGLGLALVFGTMKVINLAHGELVLLAAYIAYTVETRFGLNPLLSIPIALVLVCLTSVIVYFLLSRIRKNRELNSLILTFGIGIMLTNLVLAIWSADIHSTGFSWFQEPVVFGPFYAMHSELVFFGVSLVLVVMLWWWLNRSWYGRALRAVSSNRNAAMLMGINPQRIEVVSFIVAGILATFAGEAIYCSSVIQPALGQYLTVKAFIITVLAGVGSIPGVLLGALLLGVAESLTVTLYSSALQELSGMVLFLVVLFILPNGLFGASRRRG; encoded by the coding sequence ATGCTAGACCTGATCTTACAATCAATTTACTCCGGACTTCTTTCTGGTGGCTCCTATGCCCTTATCGGCCTTGGGTTGGCGCTGGTCTTCGGCACCATGAAGGTCATCAACCTTGCGCATGGTGAACTAGTCCTCCTTGCCGCATACATTGCATACACTGTAGAAACCAGATTTGGATTGAATCCTTTACTCTCAATCCCGATCGCCCTGGTGCTTGTATGTCTGACTTCGGTCATCGTCTATTTTTTGCTCAGTCGCATCCGCAAAAACCGAGAGCTCAATTCCTTAATCCTTACCTTCGGTATCGGTATCATGCTGACAAACCTGGTTCTGGCCATCTGGTCGGCAGATATTCACAGCACCGGGTTTAGCTGGTTTCAAGAGCCCGTAGTCTTTGGACCTTTTTACGCCATGCACAGCGAACTGGTTTTTTTTGGAGTCAGTCTGGTGCTCGTGGTGATGCTCTGGTGGTGGCTTAATCGCAGCTGGTATGGGCGCGCACTTCGCGCTGTTTCCTCCAATCGGAATGCAGCCATGCTGATGGGGATCAATCCACAGCGGATCGAAGTGGTCTCCTTTATCGTCGCAGGGATTCTCGCAACTTTTGCCGGCGAAGCTATTTATTGCAGCAGTGTTATACAGCCAGCTCTAGGGCAATATTTGACCGTTAAGGCTTTCATAATTACGGTCCTTGCTGGTGTTGGCTCAATCCCGGGGGTCCTGCTAGGGGCGCTCTTACTTGGGGTTGCAGAATCGTTAACCGTTACCCTTTACAGTTCGGCGCTGCAGGAGCTCTCTGGAATGGTGTTGTTTCTCGTCGTTCTGTTTATTCTGCCTAACGGACTGTTTGGCGCTTCAAGGAGACGTGGATGA
- a CDS encoding branched-chain amino acid ABC transporter permease — translation MTPRTVIPALIVGYLVVPLLLSNNLYIMNLLVAALTIAGIALAWALLGNLGGMVSFGHAAFFGVGAYVSALLTLNFQMPVFPAMLLGGVGAMVASTLVLPALRLSGPYFALAILAYAHIFRILATEFRGITNGSAGLSSIPQFPLVFGYDFGSVQGGYLVIITIILIFTWIYHLIRKSYYGMALRAMHESEDATRVVGVNSTRLKAMMLFVSAFMTGTIGAFNAHFINFLEPDYAFHGDWSMLPIVAAIFGGYRTLPGPLVGALVVYLMDQLVFKDLLPHGHQIVLGGLLGAMVLFSPDGLMPFVNKKLISKLGFKRKCHAKT, via the coding sequence ATGACCCCCCGGACGGTAATTCCTGCACTGATAGTGGGCTATCTGGTGGTCCCGCTGTTATTGAGTAACAATTTGTACATAATGAACTTGTTGGTCGCAGCACTTACCATTGCCGGGATAGCACTGGCCTGGGCGTTGCTGGGGAATTTGGGGGGGATGGTGAGCTTTGGCCATGCCGCATTTTTTGGCGTGGGAGCATACGTCTCAGCCCTTCTCACCCTTAATTTCCAGATGCCCGTGTTCCCGGCCATGCTGCTCGGCGGTGTTGGTGCCATGGTGGCATCAACGCTGGTTTTGCCTGCATTGCGCCTGAGTGGACCGTATTTTGCTCTAGCGATCCTTGCCTATGCCCATATATTTCGCATCCTGGCCACCGAATTCAGAGGTATTACCAATGGATCGGCGGGGCTGTCGAGCATACCGCAGTTTCCCCTGGTCTTCGGTTATGATTTCGGCAGCGTACAGGGCGGGTATCTGGTGATCATAACCATCATCCTGATATTTACCTGGATTTACCATCTCATCCGAAAGAGCTATTACGGGATGGCCTTGCGCGCTATGCACGAAAGCGAAGATGCCACTCGTGTAGTTGGGGTTAACAGCACCCGACTTAAGGCCATGATGCTCTTCGTTTCTGCGTTTATGACGGGTACGATCGGTGCCTTCAACGCCCACTTTATCAATTTTTTGGAGCCAGACTATGCCTTTCATGGTGACTGGTCCATGCTCCCGATTGTGGCAGCTATTTTTGGAGGATACAGAACCCTGCCAGGCCCGCTGGTTGGGGCCCTCGTTGTCTATTTGATGGACCAATTAGTATTTAAAGACCTCCTTCCGCATGGCCATCAGATCGTCCTTGGCGGACTGCTTGGAGCCATGGTCCTGTTCAGCCCGGATGGTTTGATGCCCTTTGTTAATAAAAAATTGATCTCTAAACTCGGTTTTAAACGGAAATGCCATGCTAAAACTTAA
- a CDS encoding ABC transporter ATP-binding protein gives MLKLNHLTMRFGGLTALKDVSLHIGQNEIVGLVGPNGAGKTTLFNVISGLAKPSSGQVIFDSKNVLKSPLYAKARMGIGRTFQIPQPMHELTVRENLIVAQRFGTGRVNLEKINEILDFLNLSAKAEVDAASELSLTELKALEVGKAMATNPKILLLDEVLAGLETHGKREFLKTLQKLHDKYQISIFMIEHDIETVSNFSQRICVLNFGQIIADGPPSEVFNDPTVIECYTGGDHA, from the coding sequence ATGCTAAAACTTAATCACCTGACAATGCGTTTCGGTGGCCTGACAGCACTGAAAGATGTTTCGTTACATATCGGGCAGAATGAAATTGTCGGACTCGTTGGCCCTAATGGTGCGGGGAAAACTACACTTTTTAATGTGATTTCAGGACTGGCCAAGCCGAGCAGCGGCCAGGTGATTTTCGATTCGAAAAATGTTTTGAAATCGCCCCTTTATGCGAAAGCAAGAATGGGGATAGGGCGGACCTTTCAAATCCCGCAGCCGATGCATGAATTGACTGTCAGGGAAAATTTGATCGTGGCTCAGCGATTCGGTACCGGCAGGGTCAATCTTGAGAAGATCAATGAGATTCTTGATTTTCTCAATCTTTCGGCCAAGGCGGAGGTTGATGCCGCATCAGAACTGTCGTTGACGGAACTCAAGGCCCTGGAAGTGGGCAAAGCCATGGCCACAAATCCTAAAATACTTCTGCTCGACGAGGTTTTGGCGGGGCTTGAAACACACGGGAAACGCGAGTTTTTAAAAACTCTGCAAAAACTGCATGATAAATACCAGATCAGTATTTTTATGATTGAGCATGACATTGAAACTGTTTCCAATTTTAGCCAACGTATTTGTGTGCTGAATTTCGGTCAGATTATCGCTGATGGGCCCCCCAGTGAGGTTTTCAACGATCCTACAGTTATTGAATGTTATACGGGGGGGGATCATGCTTAA
- a CDS encoding ABC transporter ATP-binding protein encodes MLKVTNLRAGYGAINILWDLSLVVTEGKLTTILGPNGAGKTTLLRAIMGLLPITQGEIMLGEQSLLGIKTWDMAKHGIVMIPEGRMIFKEMSVEENLIIGAFPKDQRLKSKENLKRVYAMFPRLQERRTQLAGSLSGGEAQMVAIGRGLMAEPKTIIMDEPTLGLAPVIVKEIASIIKLLKNEGRTIVLVEQNTHMAVSLSDHVYLMQTGKILMSEKAENVDLDKLHDLYFGK; translated from the coding sequence ATGCTTAAAGTTACCAATTTACGTGCCGGTTATGGTGCGATAAACATTCTGTGGGATCTTTCTCTGGTTGTGACCGAAGGTAAATTAACCACAATCCTCGGCCCCAACGGTGCAGGAAAGACGACACTGCTGCGAGCGATTATGGGGCTTCTCCCGATAACTCAGGGTGAGATCATGCTCGGAGAACAATCCTTGCTGGGCATTAAAACCTGGGATATGGCAAAACACGGGATAGTCATGATCCCTGAGGGGCGGATGATTTTCAAGGAGATGAGTGTTGAAGAAAATCTGATAATAGGCGCCTTCCCGAAAGATCAAAGATTAAAGAGCAAGGAGAACCTGAAGCGTGTTTATGCAATGTTTCCCCGATTGCAGGAAAGGCGAACCCAACTTGCAGGTTCCTTATCCGGTGGTGAAGCCCAGATGGTGGCCATCGGCCGCGGTCTCATGGCCGAACCAAAGACCATCATTATGGATGAACCGACTCTCGGGCTGGCCCCAGTAATAGTTAAGGAGATCGCGTCAATCATAAAGCTGCTTAAAAATGAGGGTCGAACTATCGTTTTGGTTGAACAAAACACTCACATGGCGGTGAGCCTGTCTGACCATGTGTACTTGATGCAGACCGGCAAAATTCTGATGTCTGAAAAGGCGGAAAATGTCGACCTGGACAAGTTGCATGATCTTTATTTTGGAAAGTGA
- a CDS encoding PaaI family thioesterase: MQKHLGEQMDHSLIESGYFNHLDFRMVEWEPGLAVLEIEIGPQHLNRAKTLHGGVLTAMIDTVCGFSGCHCSVPGYMRKAVTLSLTTSFTGQVSSGIIRAVGRKRTRGRKIFVSSAEVFNAADEIIAIGEATYRYRSGSEDSSGQPV; encoded by the coding sequence ATGCAGAAACATCTTGGGGAACAGATGGATCATAGTTTGATTGAAAGCGGCTATTTCAACCATCTGGATTTTCGGATGGTTGAATGGGAACCAGGCCTCGCTGTTCTGGAAATAGAAATCGGCCCCCAGCATCTGAACCGCGCCAAGACTCTCCACGGCGGCGTCCTAACCGCGATGATAGATACCGTCTGTGGCTTTTCAGGTTGTCATTGTTCCGTTCCTGGGTACATGCGCAAGGCGGTGACTCTTTCTCTGACCACCAGCTTCACGGGGCAGGTCTCATCCGGGATCATCCGCGCTGTGGGCCGCAAGCGCACCAGGGGTAGAAAAATCTTTGTATCCAGTGCTGAAGTGTTCAACGCTGCCGATGAAATTATCGCAATTGGTGAAGCAACCTATCGTTATCGAAGCGGTAGTGAGGATTCAAGTGGTCAACCTGTATGA
- a CDS encoding thiamine pyrophosphate-binding protein: MQQSSNLRHGGRIVIEQLKIHGCERVFLVPGESFLAVLDGLVDVPQIETVVCRQEGGAAIMAEAYGKLTGKPGICMVTRGPGATNASAGVHIAQQDSTPMILIIGQVSRQMIDREAFQEVDFRKMFEPLAKWVGQIDQVERIPEYLSHAYHIATSGRPGPVVLALPEDVQSSLAEVEDGKTYVNVEARTAPEDVAAFRSMLAAAAKPLVIVGGSPWTRTTTDNLIRFAERNKVAIATSFRCQDYIPNTHPNYVGDVGIGIDPKLAEMVSESDLIALIGSRMGEITSSGYTLLKSPCPEQKLIHVYPSPDELGRVYRPDLAINASQPSFIAALAKMEPISNIDNSARIATEHANYINFSTPLDTPGDVKMAQVINQLCDALPEEAIITNGAGNYAAFLHRFYQYRSYRTQLAPTSGSMGYGLPAAISAKLQYPERDVVCVAGDGCFMMHGQEFATAVQYGANIITLIVNNGMFGTIRMHQERNYPTRISGTNLRNPDFAAYARAFGGYGETVTRTEDFLGAFERARNSRQPAIIELKVDPEALTPLRTLSQVRAG; this comes from the coding sequence ATGCAACAAAGCAGCAACCTGCGTCATGGTGGACGCATTGTCATCGAGCAGCTCAAGATTCACGGGTGCGAGCGTGTTTTTCTGGTCCCGGGTGAGAGTTTCCTGGCCGTCCTCGATGGACTTGTCGATGTCCCCCAGATTGAAACTGTTGTGTGCCGGCAAGAAGGTGGTGCGGCTATTATGGCCGAGGCTTATGGCAAATTAACGGGCAAACCAGGGATCTGCATGGTCACACGTGGCCCGGGTGCAACAAATGCTTCAGCTGGCGTTCACATTGCGCAACAGGACAGCACCCCTATGATTCTGATCATAGGCCAGGTCAGTCGGCAGATGATCGATCGCGAAGCCTTTCAAGAGGTCGATTTCCGCAAGATGTTCGAGCCGCTGGCAAAATGGGTCGGTCAGATTGATCAGGTTGAAAGAATCCCTGAATACCTCAGCCATGCTTATCATATTGCTACTTCCGGACGCCCCGGGCCGGTTGTTTTGGCCTTGCCGGAGGATGTTCAGTCGTCTTTGGCCGAAGTCGAGGACGGCAAAACGTACGTCAATGTCGAAGCCCGTACCGCCCCGGAAGATGTCGCAGCATTTCGAAGCATGCTCGCCGCCGCGGCGAAACCACTTGTGATCGTTGGCGGAAGTCCCTGGACCAGGACCACCACGGACAACCTCATTCGCTTTGCCGAACGCAACAAGGTCGCAATCGCGACTTCGTTTCGCTGTCAGGACTATATCCCCAACACGCATCCCAATTACGTCGGCGATGTCGGTATCGGTATCGACCCAAAGCTGGCGGAAATGGTGAGCGAATCTGATCTGATCGCCCTGATCGGCTCGCGCATGGGAGAGATAACGAGCAGTGGTTACACATTGCTCAAAAGCCCCTGTCCCGAGCAAAAATTAATCCACGTTTATCCGTCTCCGGACGAACTGGGGCGGGTTTATCGCCCTGATCTGGCGATCAATGCCTCACAACCCTCATTTATTGCCGCACTCGCAAAGATGGAACCGATCAGCAATATTGATAACAGTGCGCGTATCGCCACGGAGCACGCCAATTATATAAATTTTTCAACTCCGCTGGACACCCCTGGCGACGTTAAAATGGCCCAGGTGATCAATCAGCTTTGTGACGCGCTCCCGGAAGAGGCCATCATCACCAATGGCGCAGGGAACTACGCCGCTTTTTTACATCGCTTTTATCAATACCGCAGTTATCGAACCCAGCTTGCACCGACTTCCGGGTCAATGGGCTATGGGCTGCCGGCCGCTATTTCCGCAAAACTTCAGTATCCAGAAAGGGATGTTGTCTGTGTGGCAGGCGATGGTTGTTTCATGATGCATGGTCAGGAGTTTGCGACTGCCGTCCAGTATGGGGCCAACATTATCACTCTCATCGTAAACAACGGTATGTTCGGCACTATTCGCATGCACCAAGAGCGCAATTACCCGACCCGAATCAGCGGCACGAACTTACGAAACCCCGATTTTGCAGCCTATGCGAGAGCCTTTGGAGGATATGGGGAAACCGTGACCCGAACCGAGGATTTCCTCGGTGCTTTTGAGCGGGCCCGCAACTCCAGGCAACCAGCGATCATAGAACTTAAAGTCGATCCAGAGGCCCTGACCCCACTCAGAACACTGAGCCAGGTTCGGGCCGGTTGA
- a CDS encoding DUF3870 domain-containing protein — MKKNRSENVDLNLAETILVTGYAPSPQGTAMNSIYKYVGVILEIDPQTDRIINAEFTFVTSLARDFIARVIQGYHLKDGVEGLCQKIRTRYLAPSTEAVNACVKVAVQRYFDMKQVR; from the coding sequence TTGAAAAAGAATCGGTCAGAAAATGTGGATTTAAATCTCGCCGAAACAATCCTTGTGACCGGCTATGCCCCCTCGCCGCAAGGAACAGCGATGAATTCGATTTACAAGTATGTTGGAGTTATCCTTGAGATTGACCCGCAGACCGATCGGATTATCAATGCCGAATTTACCTTTGTCACCTCTCTGGCTCGTGATTTTATTGCCAGGGTGATTCAGGGGTATCACCTTAAAGATGGGGTGGAAGGGCTCTGTCAGAAGATCCGAACCCGGTACCTGGCGCCATCAACCGAAGCAGTTAACGCCTGCGTCAAGGTAGCTGTTCAACGCTATTTCGACATGAAGCAGGTACGCTAG
- the nfsA gene encoding oxygen-insensitive NADPH nitroreductase, whose protein sequence is MDNVIKLLKAHRSIREYLNRPVSQKLLESLIEAGQCAATSSFIQACTVIQVSNQETRQKLCEYSAGQVYVANAPVFLVFCVDMNRHRLSCDMHDAPMLSGYTEQFLTAALDCALFAQNVLVGAEAMGLGGCYIGAIRNHIAEVDKLLGLPELVCPVFGLCLGYPAQNPEIKPRLPLSVVFKQESYDDSSDAALIRDYDQTIREYYRTRSGSNKDDSWSVRISSMLAKEARPHMLPYLKSKGYLLK, encoded by the coding sequence GTGGATAATGTCATAAAATTGCTGAAGGCGCATCGTTCCATCCGGGAATATTTAAATCGACCGGTAAGCCAGAAATTGCTTGAGTCCCTTATTGAAGCCGGACAGTGTGCAGCTACCTCCAGTTTTATTCAGGCATGTACTGTCATTCAGGTAAGCAATCAGGAAACAAGGCAGAAGCTTTGCGAATACTCAGCCGGGCAGGTCTATGTTGCCAATGCGCCGGTATTCCTGGTTTTTTGTGTCGATATGAATCGCCATCGGTTGTCTTGTGATATGCACGATGCCCCGATGCTGTCTGGATATACTGAGCAGTTTTTAACTGCCGCTCTGGATTGTGCCCTGTTTGCCCAAAACGTACTTGTTGGCGCTGAAGCGATGGGGCTCGGTGGCTGCTATATTGGTGCCATCAGAAACCATATCGCCGAGGTTGACAAGTTGCTGGGTCTACCCGAGTTGGTTTGTCCTGTTTTTGGCCTCTGCCTTGGCTATCCGGCACAAAATCCTGAGATCAAACCGCGCTTGCCCCTGTCGGTTGTATTTAAACAGGAGAGCTATGATGACAGTTCTGATGCCGCCCTCATCAGGGATTATGACCAGACGATTCGTGAATATTACCGAACCCGCTCCGGTAGTAACAAAGACGACTCCTGGAGTGTGCGGATATCATCCATGTTGGCAAAGGAAGCGCGCCCGCACATGCTCCCATACCTCAAATCTAAGGGTTATCTGCTCAAGTAG
- a CDS encoding VOC family protein — METETIVFDHVHLLSENPSAAAEWYVDMLDGKITANIEVGGAPQVTVDFIGAKIIIRGQRSGEEAVHKKALYWGTDHFGFRVTGDLDRFCQVLKQKGAMFTLEPVDFGPKVRIAFIQAPDGVSIELLKRKI, encoded by the coding sequence ATGGAAACTGAAACTATTGTATTTGACCATGTTCACCTGCTTAGCGAAAATCCGTCTGCGGCGGCGGAATGGTATGTCGATATGCTGGACGGCAAAATTACCGCCAATATCGAGGTCGGCGGTGCCCCCCAAGTGACAGTTGACTTTATTGGTGCCAAAATTATCATTCGTGGCCAACGCAGTGGCGAAGAGGCTGTCCATAAAAAGGCCCTGTATTGGGGTACTGACCATTTTGGTTTCAGGGTAACAGGCGATTTAGACCGGTTCTGTCAGGTGCTTAAACAAAAAGGGGCAATGTTTACCCTGGAACCAGTCGATTTTGGCCCGAAGGTACGGATCGCCTTCATCCAAGCACCGGACGGGGTTAGTATCGAGCTGCTGAAAAGAAAAATTTAG
- a CDS encoding TAXI family TRAP transporter solute-binding subunit, which produces MKRTALFPMVLALMLSLSICLTPSSSFAADKGKIDTSMITFGAATVGGFWYVLAGAYGDAIHKYNKTVVNVIQGGSIANIKGLEQGVFQMGFSNGQTVPEALEGKAAFAGKPVTTFDTIAGLYSNVFFIAVSGDSDIKTIKDLKGKSVSPGIKGYSGELAFQSILKANGLSYDDLSNVQYVGTADGASLLRDGHIDALLGMLNQPNSSLQELDTTLRSGIRLIPLDLATVRALQSQNKGYANFTIKGGTYKSEQRDTPTVAAVTQVLVLKDLPEQFVYDVTKVLIENEKTWRQLSKTMKDFDGKMALSSAIGPMHPGAVKYYKEAGLL; this is translated from the coding sequence ATGAAGAGAACTGCATTATTTCCCATGGTTTTAGCCCTGATGTTGTCCTTATCTATCTGCCTCACACCTTCCAGCAGCTTTGCTGCGGACAAGGGTAAGATCGATACCTCAATGATCACCTTCGGAGCCGCGACCGTTGGTGGCTTCTGGTATGTTTTGGCAGGAGCCTACGGCGATGCTATTCACAAGTACAACAAGACCGTGGTCAACGTCATTCAAGGTGGCTCCATCGCAAATATTAAGGGGCTTGAGCAGGGTGTGTTCCAGATGGGCTTTAGTAACGGCCAGACCGTTCCCGAGGCTCTGGAGGGTAAGGCGGCCTTTGCGGGTAAGCCGGTAACGACTTTCGATACGATCGCAGGTCTCTACTCCAACGTCTTCTTCATCGCCGTCAGTGGTGATTCAGATATTAAGACCATCAAGGATCTCAAGGGTAAGAGCGTCAGTCCTGGCATCAAAGGCTACAGTGGAGAACTGGCATTTCAGTCGATCCTTAAGGCCAATGGGCTCTCTTATGACGACCTCAGCAACGTGCAGTATGTTGGTACCGCTGATGGTGCCAGTCTGTTGCGCGACGGTCATATTGATGCGCTCCTCGGTATGCTCAACCAGCCTAACTCCTCTCTTCAGGAACTCGATACCACCTTGCGTAGCGGCATCCGCTTGATCCCCCTCGATCTCGCGACCGTTCGTGCCCTGCAATCGCAAAATAAGGGCTATGCCAACTTCACCATCAAGGGTGGCACCTATAAATCCGAACAACGGGATACTCCAACGGTTGCCGCTGTGACTCAAGTGTTGGTTCTCAAGGATTTGCCAGAACAGTTTGTCTATGATGTCACCAAAGTTCTGATCGAAAATGAAAAGACCTGGCGCCAGCTATCCAAGACCATGAAGGACTTTGACGGCAAAATGGCCCTCTCTTCTGCAATTGGCCCTATGCATCCTGGTGCCGTTAAATACTACAAGGAAGCTGGCCTTCTGTAA